Proteins from a single region of Thunnus albacares chromosome 14, fThuAlb1.1, whole genome shotgun sequence:
- the fhip2a gene encoding protein FAM160B1 isoform X1, whose translation MFSKFTSILQHAVEALAPSLPLQEDFVYHWKAITHYYIETSDDKAPVTDTNIPSHLEQMLDILTQEEGERESGETGPCMEYLLHHKILETLYTLGKADCPPGMKQQVLTFYTKLLAHIRQPLLPHINVHRPVQKLIHLCGEVLAAPTENEEIQFLCIVCAKLKQDPYLVNFFLENKSKRPETRSPGGAEGVKENVLAPDTGQSPAEEQAARPEEPQAAAAASGSSPTSNNNNSSNYNLVTSLLNLTKSPDGRIVVKACEGLMLLVSLPEPAAAKCLTENTELCELLTDRLVAFYKALPQSMDPLDIETVESVNWGLDVYNLKEDAAVFTGKRALISFLSWLDYCDQLIKEAQKSAAAVMAKAVRERFFVSVMEPQLMQTSEVGILTSTALLNRIIRQVTSEALLQEMVYFLLGEEREPETAATIAQNPLRHRLIEHCDHLSDEISIMTLRLFEQLIQKPNQHILHSLVLRSLEERNYLENKPQEEREPLENGQPHDAVDLEEDPLFGDDLSPDSRLSGSDWLTSSPPQSPDHSKSEGKTEVHKIVNSFLCLVPDEAKSSYHVEGTGYDTYLRDAHRQFRDYCGVCQRWDWRGNPKPFEKCNLESPFFEGHFLKVLFDRMGRILDQPYDVNLQVTAVLSKLSLLPHPHLHEYLLDPYINLAPGCRSLFSVIVRVVGDLMLRIQRIPDFTPKLLLVRKRLLGLEPEGINIDHMTLLEGVIVLEEFCKELAAIAFVKYHAAASSSP comes from the exons CTTGCTCCGTCGCTGCCGCTGCAGGAGGACTTTGTCTATCACTGGAAGGCCATTACACATTATTACATCGAGACTTCTG ATGACAAAGCTCCGGTTACAGACACCAACATCCCATCCCACCTGGAACAGATGCTGGACATCCTGACCCAGGAGGAAGGGGAAAGGGAGTCTGGAGAGACAGGACCCTGCATGGAGTATCTCCTGCACCATAAGATCCTGGAGACACTCTACACGTTGGGCAAGGCTGAT TGTCCTCCAGGGATGAAGCAGCAGGTGCTTACCTTCTACACAAAGCTGCTAGCACACATTCGTCAGCCTCTCCTGCCACACATCAATGTCCACAGACCTGTACAG AAACTGATCCATCTGTGTGGGGAGGTGCTGGCTGCTCCCACAGAAAACGAAGAGATTCAGTTCCTTTGTATAGTCTGTGCCAAACTGAAACAGGACCCATACCTTGTCAACTTCTTCCTTGAG AACAAGTCAAAGAGACCCGAGACAAGGAGTCCTGGAGGGGCAGAGGGGGTGAAGGAGAATGTGTTGGCTCCAGACACAGGTCAGTCTCCGGCAGAGGAACAGGCTGCACGCCCAGAGGAGCCtcaagctgcagctgctgcctctgGCTCTAGTCCAaccagcaacaacaataacagcagcaattaCAATCTGGTCACCTCCCTGCTCAACCTCACAAAGAGCCCG GATGGCAGGATAGTGGTGAAGGCTTGTGAGGGCCTGATGCTACTGGTCAGTTTACCAGAGCCTGCAGCTGCCAAGTGtttaactgaaaacactgagCTCTGTGAGCTTCTGACTGACAGGCTGGTAGCCTTCTATAAAGCCCTGCCACAGTCCATGGACCCCTTGGACATTGAGACAGTGGAGTCTGTTAACTGGGG tctgGACGTATATAACCTGAAGGAGGACGCTGCTGTCTTCACAGGAAAGAGGGCTCTCATCTCCTTTCTGTCCTGGTTAGATTACTGTGACCAGCTCATCAAAGAAGCACAGAAG TCGGCAGCTGCAGTGATGGCAAAGGCAGTGAGAGAAAGGTTCTTTGTGTCTGTCATGGAACCACAGCTTATGCAGAC GTCTGAGGTGGGCATCCTGACCTCCACAGCCCTGCTGAACAGGATCATCAGGCAGGTGACATCAGAGGCCCTGCTGCAGGAGATGGTTTACTTTCTgctgggagaggagagggagccAGAGACTGCAGCGACTATCGCTCAGAATCCACTAAGACACAGACTCATCGAGCACTGTGACCACCTGTCAGACGAG ATCAGCATCATGACACTGCGGCTGTTTGAGCAGCTGATCCAGAAGCCCAACCAGCACATTCTGCACAGCTTGGTGCTGCGTAGCCTGGAGGAGAGGAACTACCTGGAGAACAAGCCTCAGGAGGAGCGGGAGCCTCTAGAAAACGGCCAGCCCCACGATGCCGT CGACCTTGAGGAGGATCCACTGTTTGGTGACGACCTCTCTCCAGACAGCAGGCTGTCTGGTTCTGATTGGCTCACCTCGTCTCCACCACAGAGTCCTGACCACTCAAAGTCTGAAGGGAAGACAGAGGTCCACAAGATTGTCAACAG TTTCCTGTGTTTGGTGCCTGATGAGGCCAAGTCATCGTATCATGTTGAAGGCACAGGCTATGACACCTACCTCAGAGatgcacacagacag TTCAGGGACTATTGTGGGGTCTGCCAGCGGTGGGACTGGAGAGGAAACCCAAAGCCGTTTGAGAAGTGTAACTTGGAAAGCCCATTCTTCGAGGGCCACTTCCTCAAGGTCCTCTTTGACAGGATGGGTCGCATCCTAGATCAG ccCTATGACGTCAACCTGCAGGTGACTGCTGTGCTGTCCAAACTGTCTTTGTTACCGCACCCGCACTTGCACGAGTACCTGCTGGACCCTTATATCAACCTGGCCCCCGGCTGCAGGTCTTTGTTCTCCGTCATCGTCAGG GTGGTCGGGGATCTCATGTTGAGGATTCAGCGCATCCCAGACTTCACCCCCAAACTGCTGCTTGTGAGGAAGAGATTATTGGGCCTAGAGCCAGAGGGGATCAA CATCGACCACATGACTCTGCTGGAGGGGGTGATCGTGCTGGAGGAGTTCTGCAAAGAGCTGGCAGCCATCGCCTTCGTCAAATACCACGCAGCTGCCTCTTCCTCGCCATAA
- the fhip2a gene encoding protein FAM160B1 isoform X2 — protein sequence MKQQVLTFYTKLLAHIRQPLLPHINVHRPVQKLIHLCGEVLAAPTENEEIQFLCIVCAKLKQDPYLVNFFLENKSKRPETRSPGGAEGVKENVLAPDTGQSPAEEQAARPEEPQAAAAASGSSPTSNNNNSSNYNLVTSLLNLTKSPDGRIVVKACEGLMLLVSLPEPAAAKCLTENTELCELLTDRLVAFYKALPQSMDPLDIETVESVNWGLDVYNLKEDAAVFTGKRALISFLSWLDYCDQLIKEAQKSAAAVMAKAVRERFFVSVMEPQLMQTSEVGILTSTALLNRIIRQVTSEALLQEMVYFLLGEEREPETAATIAQNPLRHRLIEHCDHLSDEISIMTLRLFEQLIQKPNQHILHSLVLRSLEERNYLENKPQEEREPLENGQPHDAVDLEEDPLFGDDLSPDSRLSGSDWLTSSPPQSPDHSKSEGKTEVHKIVNSFLCLVPDEAKSSYHVEGTGYDTYLRDAHRQFRDYCGVCQRWDWRGNPKPFEKCNLESPFFEGHFLKVLFDRMGRILDQPYDVNLQVTAVLSKLSLLPHPHLHEYLLDPYINLAPGCRSLFSVIVRVVGDLMLRIQRIPDFTPKLLLVRKRLLGLEPEGINIDHMTLLEGVIVLEEFCKELAAIAFVKYHAAASSSP from the exons ATGAAGCAGCAGGTGCTTACCTTCTACACAAAGCTGCTAGCACACATTCGTCAGCCTCTCCTGCCACACATCAATGTCCACAGACCTGTACAG AAACTGATCCATCTGTGTGGGGAGGTGCTGGCTGCTCCCACAGAAAACGAAGAGATTCAGTTCCTTTGTATAGTCTGTGCCAAACTGAAACAGGACCCATACCTTGTCAACTTCTTCCTTGAG AACAAGTCAAAGAGACCCGAGACAAGGAGTCCTGGAGGGGCAGAGGGGGTGAAGGAGAATGTGTTGGCTCCAGACACAGGTCAGTCTCCGGCAGAGGAACAGGCTGCACGCCCAGAGGAGCCtcaagctgcagctgctgcctctgGCTCTAGTCCAaccagcaacaacaataacagcagcaattaCAATCTGGTCACCTCCCTGCTCAACCTCACAAAGAGCCCG GATGGCAGGATAGTGGTGAAGGCTTGTGAGGGCCTGATGCTACTGGTCAGTTTACCAGAGCCTGCAGCTGCCAAGTGtttaactgaaaacactgagCTCTGTGAGCTTCTGACTGACAGGCTGGTAGCCTTCTATAAAGCCCTGCCACAGTCCATGGACCCCTTGGACATTGAGACAGTGGAGTCTGTTAACTGGGG tctgGACGTATATAACCTGAAGGAGGACGCTGCTGTCTTCACAGGAAAGAGGGCTCTCATCTCCTTTCTGTCCTGGTTAGATTACTGTGACCAGCTCATCAAAGAAGCACAGAAG TCGGCAGCTGCAGTGATGGCAAAGGCAGTGAGAGAAAGGTTCTTTGTGTCTGTCATGGAACCACAGCTTATGCAGAC GTCTGAGGTGGGCATCCTGACCTCCACAGCCCTGCTGAACAGGATCATCAGGCAGGTGACATCAGAGGCCCTGCTGCAGGAGATGGTTTACTTTCTgctgggagaggagagggagccAGAGACTGCAGCGACTATCGCTCAGAATCCACTAAGACACAGACTCATCGAGCACTGTGACCACCTGTCAGACGAG ATCAGCATCATGACACTGCGGCTGTTTGAGCAGCTGATCCAGAAGCCCAACCAGCACATTCTGCACAGCTTGGTGCTGCGTAGCCTGGAGGAGAGGAACTACCTGGAGAACAAGCCTCAGGAGGAGCGGGAGCCTCTAGAAAACGGCCAGCCCCACGATGCCGT CGACCTTGAGGAGGATCCACTGTTTGGTGACGACCTCTCTCCAGACAGCAGGCTGTCTGGTTCTGATTGGCTCACCTCGTCTCCACCACAGAGTCCTGACCACTCAAAGTCTGAAGGGAAGACAGAGGTCCACAAGATTGTCAACAG TTTCCTGTGTTTGGTGCCTGATGAGGCCAAGTCATCGTATCATGTTGAAGGCACAGGCTATGACACCTACCTCAGAGatgcacacagacag TTCAGGGACTATTGTGGGGTCTGCCAGCGGTGGGACTGGAGAGGAAACCCAAAGCCGTTTGAGAAGTGTAACTTGGAAAGCCCATTCTTCGAGGGCCACTTCCTCAAGGTCCTCTTTGACAGGATGGGTCGCATCCTAGATCAG ccCTATGACGTCAACCTGCAGGTGACTGCTGTGCTGTCCAAACTGTCTTTGTTACCGCACCCGCACTTGCACGAGTACCTGCTGGACCCTTATATCAACCTGGCCCCCGGCTGCAGGTCTTTGTTCTCCGTCATCGTCAGG GTGGTCGGGGATCTCATGTTGAGGATTCAGCGCATCCCAGACTTCACCCCCAAACTGCTGCTTGTGAGGAAGAGATTATTGGGCCTAGAGCCAGAGGGGATCAA CATCGACCACATGACTCTGCTGGAGGGGGTGATCGTGCTGGAGGAGTTCTGCAAAGAGCTGGCAGCCATCGCCTTCGTCAAATACCACGCAGCTGCCTCTTCCTCGCCATAA